A genomic segment from Sebastes fasciatus isolate fSebFas1 chromosome 22 unlocalized genomic scaffold, fSebFas1.pri SUPER_22_unloc_2, whole genome shotgun sequence encodes:
- the LOC141763621 gene encoding uncharacterized protein LOC141763621 isoform X3, which produces MMKMICSILLLLSLTSCVSGAFVVNVTQTSYQAEENHNITLEWMFTTRTSSSSNSLYILCYMLADLKTSVLFHLHEGVELPESQDEQFAGRVRWDKDVLRDGRIRLHMSRLRINDSGWYQCDVDTGDGSGSRICHLKVTAADEPKPLTPTMRPQPERPTERPQPERPTMRPQPERPKMKPPPESLGRINLYIGLGLAALLVSCAVLLLPCAAAVHGSTWAAADQ; this is translated from the exons gatgaagatgatctgcagcatcctgctgctcctcagtcTGACCTCCTGTGTCTCTG GAGCATTTGTAGTGAATGTGACACAGACCTCCTATCAGGCAGAGGAGAACCACAACATCACACTGGAGTGGATGTTCACAACCAGAACCAGCAGTTCCTCCAACTCACTTTATATCCTCTGTTACATGTTAGCTGATCTCAAGACATCAGTCCTGTTTCATCTCCATGAAGGTGTTGAGCTCCCAGAGTCTCAGGATGAACAGTTTGCAGGACGAGTCCGGTGGGACAAAGACGTCCTCAGAGACGGACGAATCAGACTTCACATGTCCAGACTCAGGATTAATGACTCTGGTTGGTACCAGTGTGATGTGGACACAGGTGATGGTAGTGGCTCTAGGATATGTCACCTCAAAGTCACAG CTGCTGATGAGCCCAAACCTCTGACACCAACAATGAGACCACAACCAGAGAGACCAACAGAGAGACCACAACCAGAGAGACCAACAATGAGACCACAACCAGAGAGACCAAAAATGAAACCACCACCAGAGAGTCTGGGAAGGATCAACCTCTACATTGGACTGGGACTAGCAGCTCTACTGGTTAGCT gtgccgtcctcctcctcccctgtgCAGCTGCAGTCCATGGAAGCACATGGGCTGCAGCTGATCAGTAA
- the LOC141763621 gene encoding uncharacterized protein LOC141763621 isoform X1, protein MMKMICSILLLLSLTSCVSGAFVVNVTQTSYQAEENHNITLEWMFTTRTSSSSNSLYILCYMLADLKTSVLFHLHEGVELPESQDEQFAGRVRWDKDVLRDGRIRLHMSRLRINDSGWYQCDVDTGDGSGSRICHLKVTAAADEPKPLTPTMRPQPERPTERPQPERPTMRPQPERPKMKPPPESLGRINLYIGLGLAALLVSCAVLLLPCAAAVHGSTWAAADQ, encoded by the exons gatgaagatgatctgcagcatcctgctgctcctcagtcTGACCTCCTGTGTCTCTG GAGCATTTGTAGTGAATGTGACACAGACCTCCTATCAGGCAGAGGAGAACCACAACATCACACTGGAGTGGATGTTCACAACCAGAACCAGCAGTTCCTCCAACTCACTTTATATCCTCTGTTACATGTTAGCTGATCTCAAGACATCAGTCCTGTTTCATCTCCATGAAGGTGTTGAGCTCCCAGAGTCTCAGGATGAACAGTTTGCAGGACGAGTCCGGTGGGACAAAGACGTCCTCAGAGACGGACGAATCAGACTTCACATGTCCAGACTCAGGATTAATGACTCTGGTTGGTACCAGTGTGATGTGGACACAGGTGATGGTAGTGGCTCTAGGATATGTCACCTCAAAGTCACAG CAGCTGCTGATGAGCCCAAACCTCTGACACCAACAATGAGACCACAACCAGAGAGACCAACAGAGAGACCACAACCAGAGAGACCAACAATGAGACCACAACCAGAGAGACCAAAAATGAAACCACCACCAGAGAGTCTGGGAAGGATCAACCTCTACATTGGACTGGGACTAGCAGCTCTACTGGTTAGCT gtgccgtcctcctcctcccctgtgCAGCTGCAGTCCATGGAAGCACATGGGCTGCAGCTGATCAGTAA
- the LOC141763621 gene encoding uncharacterized protein LOC141763621 isoform X2 codes for MKMICSILLLLSLTSCVSGAFVVNVTQTSYQAEENHNITLEWMFTTRTSSSSNSLYILCYMLADLKTSVLFHLHEGVELPESQDEQFAGRVRWDKDVLRDGRIRLHMSRLRINDSGWYQCDVDTGDGSGSRICHLKVTAAADEPKPLTPTMRPQPERPTERPQPERPTMRPQPERPKMKPPPESLGRINLYIGLGLAALLVSCAVLLLPCAAAVHGSTWAAADQ; via the exons atgaagatgatctgcagcatcctgctgctcctcagtcTGACCTCCTGTGTCTCTG GAGCATTTGTAGTGAATGTGACACAGACCTCCTATCAGGCAGAGGAGAACCACAACATCACACTGGAGTGGATGTTCACAACCAGAACCAGCAGTTCCTCCAACTCACTTTATATCCTCTGTTACATGTTAGCTGATCTCAAGACATCAGTCCTGTTTCATCTCCATGAAGGTGTTGAGCTCCCAGAGTCTCAGGATGAACAGTTTGCAGGACGAGTCCGGTGGGACAAAGACGTCCTCAGAGACGGACGAATCAGACTTCACATGTCCAGACTCAGGATTAATGACTCTGGTTGGTACCAGTGTGATGTGGACACAGGTGATGGTAGTGGCTCTAGGATATGTCACCTCAAAGTCACAG CAGCTGCTGATGAGCCCAAACCTCTGACACCAACAATGAGACCACAACCAGAGAGACCAACAGAGAGACCACAACCAGAGAGACCAACAATGAGACCACAACCAGAGAGACCAAAAATGAAACCACCACCAGAGAGTCTGGGAAGGATCAACCTCTACATTGGACTGGGACTAGCAGCTCTACTGGTTAGCT gtgccgtcctcctcctcccctgtgCAGCTGCAGTCCATGGAAGCACATGGGCTGCAGCTGATCAGTAA